A single window of Deinococcus apachensis DSM 19763 DNA harbors:
- a CDS encoding S8 family peptidase → MKKTKCSLLLGAALTLGSASVASAGSLSPTLLERAKRGDQSTVGVIVRFKFTNTERGRALFKTARQQLSARIKQLGPAAGFVNQALNSGRATQLWLDQSVYLPMTPVQARVLATLPFVAEIFENFKVQIPRAAALSAASAPSGTPWHLQKIGAPQAWAAGFRGQNIRIGHLDSGIDANHKELAGKVAAFAEFNADGDKVQSSAHDTSNHGTHTAGLLVGDSVGVAPNAKLISALVLPNNEGTFAQVIAGMQYVLDPDNNADTDDGADVVNMSLGIPGTYDEFIVPVQNMIKAGVVPVFAIGNFGPGSSTTGSPGNLPDAIGVGAVDQNGQVASFSSRGPVAWQGQINGVFVKPDIAAPGVAITSSFPNGQYGALSGSSQASPIAAGAVALLLSAKPGTSVDAVKNALYSSASNAGSKNNNVGYGLISLPGAMGKLGVNLGGDQGSKPPTPQPQPQPQPQPQPQPQPQPQPQPQPQPAPSPQPTGPAGYTLCAVEGQVCKFEGKRDAAFGTAGKYLTGVGTDGFNCTVQEWGSDPAYGQKKGCFIKSVAGQPAPAPAPSPAPKPPTSSKKPTVLLVDDDMGQGADVTNALRDAIKANAASGGAFVWNVQTQGPVPLSEMQRSDIVIWATGEQYQNTITGQDQNTLRQYLAGGGSLLVTGQDIGYDIGTSDFYRDTLKTRFVADSSGNAKFVTRGAFGNTAFTLNADGSAKDQFYPDVIADLNGSSVVASWGTANANAGTITAQSIRVDPNKGRAEQKVEDPRGLVERLAANVIGSILNQVLGGQQPTQRRRVTAQNANENAGAIVANDAGKYRTVNMGFGLEGLSPNSRNALMKTAFDWLMK, encoded by the coding sequence ATGAAGAAGACCAAATGTAGCCTGCTGCTGGGCGCGGCGCTTACGCTGGGGAGCGCGTCGGTGGCGAGCGCGGGAAGCCTGTCCCCGACCCTGTTGGAGCGGGCCAAGCGCGGCGACCAGAGCACGGTCGGCGTGATCGTGCGCTTCAAGTTCACCAACACCGAACGCGGCCGGGCGCTGTTCAAGACCGCGCGTCAGCAACTCTCCGCGCGCATCAAGCAGCTCGGCCCCGCCGCAGGCTTCGTGAACCAGGCGCTGAACTCGGGCCGGGCCACCCAGCTCTGGCTGGACCAGAGCGTGTACCTGCCCATGACCCCGGTGCAGGCGCGGGTGCTGGCGACCCTGCCCTTCGTGGCCGAGATCTTCGAGAACTTCAAGGTGCAGATTCCGCGCGCCGCCGCCCTCAGCGCAGCCAGCGCACCCTCGGGTACCCCCTGGCACCTGCAGAAGATCGGGGCGCCCCAGGCGTGGGCGGCGGGCTTCCGCGGCCAGAATATTCGCATCGGGCACCTGGACAGCGGCATCGACGCGAACCACAAGGAGCTGGCGGGCAAGGTGGCGGCCTTCGCCGAGTTCAACGCCGACGGCGACAAGGTCCAGAGCAGTGCCCACGACACCTCCAACCACGGGACCCACACGGCGGGCCTGCTTGTCGGCGACAGCGTGGGCGTGGCGCCGAACGCGAAGCTCATCAGCGCCCTGGTGCTGCCCAACAACGAGGGCACCTTCGCCCAGGTCATCGCGGGGATGCAGTACGTCCTCGATCCCGACAACAACGCGGACACCGACGACGGCGCCGACGTGGTGAACATGAGCTTGGGCATTCCGGGCACGTACGACGAGTTCATCGTGCCGGTGCAGAACATGATCAAGGCGGGCGTGGTGCCGGTCTTTGCCATCGGTAACTTCGGGCCGGGCTCCTCGACCACGGGCAGCCCCGGCAACCTCCCCGACGCCATCGGGGTGGGCGCGGTGGACCAGAACGGGCAGGTCGCCAGCTTCAGCAGCCGCGGGCCGGTCGCGTGGCAGGGCCAGATCAACGGTGTCTTCGTGAAGCCCGACATCGCGGCGCCGGGTGTCGCCATCACGAGTTCCTTTCCCAACGGGCAGTACGGGGCGCTCAGCGGCAGCTCCCAGGCAAGCCCCATCGCGGCGGGCGCGGTCGCCCTGCTGCTCTCGGCCAAGCCCGGCACGAGCGTGGACGCAGTCAAGAACGCGCTGTACTCCAGCGCCAGCAACGCGGGCAGCAAGAACAACAACGTCGGCTACGGCCTGATCAGCTTGCCCGGCGCGATGGGCAAGCTGGGCGTCAACCTGGGCGGGGATCAGGGCAGCAAGCCGCCTACTCCGCAGCCACAACCTCAACCCCAGCCACAGCCTCAACCACAGCCGCAGCCACAACCCCAACCGCAGCCACAACCTCAGCCCGCGCCCTCTCCGCAACCCACCGGCCCGGCGGGGTACACGCTCTGCGCCGTGGAAGGCCAGGTCTGCAAGTTCGAGGGCAAGCGCGACGCGGCCTTTGGCACGGCGGGCAAGTACCTGACCGGCGTGGGCACCGACGGCTTCAACTGCACGGTTCAGGAGTGGGGCTCCGACCCCGCCTACGGCCAGAAGAAGGGCTGCTTCATCAAGTCGGTCGCCGGTCAGCCCGCGCCCGCCCCGGCGCCCAGCCCCGCGCCCAAGCCGCCCACGAGCAGCAAGAAGCCCACGGTCCTCCTCGTGGACGACGACATGGGCCAGGGCGCGGACGTGACGAACGCGCTGCGCGACGCGATCAAGGCGAACGCGGCCTCCGGCGGGGCCTTTGTGTGGAACGTGCAGACCCAGGGCCCGGTGCCCCTCAGCGAGATGCAGCGCTCTGACATCGTGATCTGGGCGACCGGCGAGCAGTACCAGAACACCATTACCGGGCAGGACCAGAACACGCTGCGGCAGTATCTCGCGGGCGGCGGCAGCCTGCTCGTGACCGGCCAGGACATCGGCTACGACATCGGCACGAGCGACTTCTACCGCGACACCCTCAAGACCCGCTTCGTGGCCGACAGCTCGGGCAACGCGAAGTTCGTGACCCGCGGGGCCTTCGGCAACACCGCCTTCACCTTGAACGCCGACGGCAGCGCGAAGGACCAGTTCTACCCCGACGTGATCGCCGACCTGAACGGCAGCTCGGTCGTCGCCTCCTGGGGCACCGCGAACGCCAACGCGGGCACGATCACCGCGCAAAGCATCCGGGTGGACCCCAACAAGGGCCGCGCCGAGCAGAAGGTCGAGGACCCCCGCGGTCTGGTCGAGCGCCTGGCGGCGAACGTGATCGGCTCGATTCTGAACCAGGTGCTCGGCGGCCAGCAGCCCACCCAGCGCCGCCGCGTCACCGCGCAGAACGCGAACGAGAACGCTGGGGCCATCGTCGCCAACGACGCGGGCAAGTACCGCACGGTCAACATGGGCTTCGGGCTGGAGGGCCTGTCGCCGAACAGCCGCAATGCGCTGATGAAGACGGCGTTCGACTGGCTGATGAAGTAA
- a CDS encoding CBS domain-containing protein, protein MPTLRDIMTSNPVTVDPQATLQEVATLMLEQDIGAVLVMENDRPTGIITDRDIVVRAVAYGHDSGTPVTDYTTGDVFTLDANTSVEDAADEMGRQQVRRIPVTENGKVVGIVSLGDLAVRANGDADEGALKGVSVPSENHNS, encoded by the coding sequence ATGCCAACGCTACGAGACATCATGACTTCCAATCCTGTGACCGTGGACCCGCAGGCCACCCTTCAGGAGGTCGCCACGCTGATGCTGGAGCAGGATATCGGCGCCGTGCTCGTGATGGAGAATGACCGCCCCACGGGCATCATCACCGACCGCGACATCGTGGTCCGGGCGGTCGCCTACGGGCACGACTCCGGCACACCTGTGACCGACTACACGACGGGGGACGTGTTCACCCTGGACGCGAACACCAGCGTGGAGGACGCCGCCGATGAGATGGGGCGCCAGCAGGTGCGCCGCATCCCCGTCACCGAGAACGGGAAGGTCGTGGGGATCGTCAGCCTCGGTGACCTCGCCGTGCGGGCGAACGGCGACGCCGACGAGGGGGCCCTCAAGGGCGTCAGCGTGCCCAGCGAGAACCACAACAGCTAG
- a CDS encoding SDR family oxidoreductase, which yields MKVLVTTPNGKVGQEVVRQLQERGVEVRVGAHTVDKARQAFPGAEVVRFDYADEASVREALQGVDAVYLASPGDMPAEPVKRVVDLAREAGVGRIVRLSAMGVEHSENPLREVERHIEASGLAWTFLRPSWFMQNYATMNADMIRGGTLYEPSGDARTSFVDARDIAAMAVAALTEEGHAGQAYTITGGEALSRDEVVAAISDATGKSVKYVPISDEDLGQAMRAQGAPEAYVGLMTALYQAVRAGHSAQVTDDVRRVTGRDPTPFEQFARDHADVWRAS from the coding sequence ATGAAGGTTCTCGTCACCACCCCCAACGGCAAGGTCGGCCAGGAGGTCGTTCGTCAACTTCAGGAGCGCGGCGTGGAGGTCCGCGTCGGGGCGCACACCGTGGACAAGGCACGGCAGGCTTTTCCGGGTGCGGAGGTCGTGCGGTTCGACTACGCGGACGAGGCGAGCGTGAGGGAAGCCCTGCAGGGCGTGGACGCCGTGTACCTTGCCTCTCCCGGCGACATGCCTGCCGAACCTGTCAAGCGGGTGGTGGACCTGGCGCGGGAGGCGGGCGTGGGGCGCATCGTGCGGCTGAGCGCGATGGGAGTGGAGCACAGCGAGAACCCGCTGCGCGAGGTCGAGCGGCACATTGAGGCCTCGGGGCTGGCGTGGACCTTCCTGCGGCCCTCGTGGTTCATGCAGAACTACGCCACGATGAACGCGGACATGATTCGCGGCGGCACGCTCTACGAGCCCTCCGGAGACGCGAGGACGAGCTTCGTGGACGCGCGGGACATCGCCGCGATGGCGGTCGCCGCCCTGACCGAGGAGGGGCACGCGGGTCAGGCGTACACCATCACGGGGGGCGAGGCCCTCAGCCGCGACGAGGTGGTGGCCGCCATCTCGGACGCGACGGGCAAGAGCGTGAAGTACGTGCCCATCAGCGATGAAGACCTCGGCCAGGCGATGCGGGCCCAGGGAGCCCCCGAGGCCTATGTGGGCCTGATGACCGCCCTCTACCAGGCCGTACGCGCGGGACACTCGGCGCAGGTGACGGACGACGTGCGGCGGGTCACGGGCCGCGATCCCACCCCTTTCGAGCAGTTCGCGCGTGACCACGCGGATGTGTGGCGAGCGAGCTGA
- a CDS encoding winged helix-turn-helix transcriptional regulator, translated as MTAQPLNVLSQHCPSHRVLEMVAGKWSVLVLYALGGRTLRYSELEQSVGGISQKMLTQTLRELERNGLVERRAYPVVPPRTEYRLSPLGESLNRIVTDLGLWAQDHMPAVLTARQDYDSQHSK; from the coding sequence ATGACGGCGCAACCGCTCAACGTGCTGAGTCAGCACTGCCCCAGCCACCGCGTTCTGGAGATGGTGGCGGGGAAGTGGAGTGTTCTCGTGTTGTACGCCCTGGGCGGGAGGACGCTGCGCTACAGCGAGCTGGAACAGAGCGTCGGCGGCATCTCGCAGAAGATGCTCACCCAGACCCTGCGTGAGCTGGAGCGCAACGGCTTGGTGGAGCGCAGGGCGTACCCCGTCGTGCCGCCCCGCACGGAGTACCGGCTCAGCCCACTGGGAGAGAGCCTGAACCGGATTGTCACCGACCTCGGCCTCTGGGCGCAGGACCACATGCCCGCTGTCCTCACTGCGCGGCAGGATTACGACAGCCAACATTCCAAATAG
- a CDS encoding DnaJ C-terminal domain-containing protein: MAYKDYYDVLGVNRGASDADIKSAYRKLAKQFHPDKNQGDEKAADKFKEIGEAYAVLSDPEKRKVYDQFGHTGQVPPGYGGGTGDFQGGDFGGFDPSQFSDFFQGLFGMGGRRGAGFQGGGGSFSGGQVNLEDLLGGLGGTQGRRFVQNVEGELQVTLQEAFTGSDEVINVDGKRLSLRVPAGTRDGSRLRLAGQAPGGGDVLLTIRVLEDARFDLDGEDLITTVDVPAPVAALGGNVTVQTLGGSGNLTIPAGSSGGRRMRLRGQGWPKKDGTRGDLYVRLNLTVPGGLTDEEKELYRKLRDLRK, translated from the coding sequence ATGGCCTACAAGGATTACTACGACGTATTGGGCGTCAACCGCGGCGCTTCGGACGCCGATATTAAAAGCGCATACCGCAAGCTCGCCAAGCAGTTTCACCCCGACAAGAACCAGGGCGACGAGAAGGCCGCCGACAAGTTCAAGGAGATCGGCGAGGCCTACGCCGTCCTCAGTGACCCCGAAAAGCGCAAGGTGTACGACCAGTTCGGGCATACCGGGCAGGTCCCGCCGGGCTACGGGGGCGGTACGGGAGACTTCCAGGGCGGCGACTTCGGGGGCTTCGACCCCTCTCAATTCAGCGACTTCTTCCAGGGCCTCTTCGGCATGGGGGGGCGGCGCGGAGCTGGCTTCCAGGGGGGCGGCGGGAGCTTCTCGGGCGGGCAGGTGAACCTGGAAGACCTGCTGGGCGGCCTGGGCGGCACCCAGGGGAGGCGCTTCGTGCAGAACGTGGAGGGCGAACTCCAAGTCACCTTGCAGGAAGCCTTCACCGGTTCCGACGAGGTGATCAACGTGGACGGCAAACGCCTGAGCCTACGTGTTCCGGCGGGCACCCGTGACGGCAGTCGCCTGCGCCTCGCCGGGCAGGCTCCGGGAGGTGGCGACGTCCTGCTCACCATCCGCGTGCTGGAGGATGCCCGCTTCGACCTCGACGGGGAAGACCTGATCACGACGGTGGACGTGCCCGCCCCGGTCGCCGCGCTTGGCGGCAACGTCACCGTGCAGACGCTGGGCGGCAGCGGCAACCTCACCATTCCGGCGGGCAGCAGCGGTGGGCGCCGGATGCGGCTGCGCGGGCAGGGCTGGCCCAAGAAGGACGGCACGCGCGGCGACCTGTACGTGCGGCTCAACCTCACGGTTCCGGGCGGGCTGACCGACGAGGAAAAGGAGCTGTACCGCAAGCTGCGCGACCTGCGGAAGTAA